One Candidatus Binataceae bacterium DNA segment encodes these proteins:
- a CDS encoding LLM class F420-dependent oxidoreductase — translation MNFATFLYQTAPSSIASVAHKAEELGFESLWIPEHIILPVNYKSPYPYSKNGRMPAPPETPLHDPMLALAFVAGITTKVKLATGIYVLPIRNPVTTAKAVASLDVLSGGRFIFGIGIGWLEEEFDAVGMNFNDRALRTREYVALMKELWTKDEPAYEGKTVRVSGCKFMPKPVQKPYPPIVFGGHTEPALKRTARYGDGWYGIAENIDETRGVIQRLRDHERTFNRTAPLNITVAPRLGEPINTDHVKQFAEMGVDRIIFAAGPATKDQLAGMERFANDVMAKA, via the coding sequence ATGAACTTCGCGACGTTTCTGTATCAAACCGCCCCAAGCAGTATTGCCTCGGTCGCGCACAAGGCCGAGGAGCTCGGCTTCGAGTCGCTCTGGATCCCGGAGCACATCATCCTGCCCGTTAACTACAAGTCACCATACCCGTACTCGAAAAACGGCAGGATGCCGGCGCCGCCCGAGACGCCGCTCCACGATCCGATGCTCGCGCTCGCCTTCGTCGCCGGGATCACGACCAAGGTCAAGCTGGCGACTGGTATCTACGTGCTGCCGATTCGCAACCCCGTCACGACGGCCAAAGCGGTCGCGAGCCTCGACGTGCTGTCGGGCGGCCGCTTTATCTTCGGGATCGGAATCGGCTGGCTCGAGGAGGAGTTCGACGCGGTGGGGATGAACTTCAACGATCGCGCGCTGCGCACCCGCGAATACGTCGCGCTGATGAAGGAACTGTGGACCAAGGACGAGCCGGCGTACGAGGGCAAGACGGTTCGCGTCAGCGGGTGCAAGTTCATGCCCAAGCCGGTGCAGAAGCCATATCCGCCGATCGTGTTCGGCGGGCATACGGAGCCCGCGCTCAAGCGCACGGCGCGCTACGGCGACGGATGGTACGGCATCGCCGAGAATATCGACGAAACGCGCGGCGTTATCCAACGTCTTCGAGATCATGAGCGCACGTTCAACCGCACCGCGCCGCTCAATATCACCGTCGCGCCGCGGCTCGGCGAGCCGATCAACACCGATCACGTGAAGCAGTTTGCCGAGATGGGAGTTGATCGAATCATTTTCGCGGCCGGGCCTGCGACCAAGGATCAATTGGCAGGCATGGAGCGCTTCGCCAATGATGTGATGGCGAAGGCGTAG